The proteins below are encoded in one region of Sphingobium yanoikuyae:
- a CDS encoding LysR family transcriptional regulator, with product MTNPSLRQLDIFAQMVVAGSLTRCAQTLGVSSAVIERDMASLEMRLGYRLFDDIRGAARLTPAGRRTAQAMTLLAQDDPEDWAEEAAPAPTPQPDPSPAPPPALPELLLDADAQLPSLPAAPPPANRAIILATPAPVFGHFQDALTAFEAANDDIAITLDLSVQSAVEAARAIESLRADIAYFYALEEPAGLPSRYGWSEQVNLYAGADHPLARAGSVSRGDLTITPQLAVDPRNGLRPIIDAALARGGARLGPVMLETDNMFDIITALREGAGCFAAFGPMARDLGRMSGIRRLALDVPLPAIEVRQTVNERSLSRPGVQALADFLFL from the coding sequence ATGACCAACCCGTCCCTGCGCCAACTCGACATTTTCGCGCAGATGGTGGTCGCGGGCAGCCTGACGCGCTGCGCCCAGACGCTGGGCGTTTCATCCGCCGTGATCGAGCGCGACATGGCGTCGCTGGAAATGCGGCTGGGCTATCGTTTGTTCGACGATATTCGCGGCGCGGCGCGGCTGACCCCCGCGGGCCGACGCACGGCGCAGGCAATGACCCTGCTGGCGCAGGACGACCCCGAGGATTGGGCCGAGGAAGCCGCGCCCGCCCCCACCCCGCAACCTGACCCATCACCGGCCCCGCCGCCCGCGCTGCCGGAATTACTGCTGGATGCGGATGCGCAATTGCCGTCGCTGCCGGCCGCGCCGCCGCCCGCCAATCGCGCCATCATCCTGGCGACGCCGGCGCCGGTGTTCGGCCATTTCCAGGATGCACTGACCGCGTTCGAGGCGGCCAATGACGATATCGCCATCACCCTGGACCTGAGCGTCCAGTCGGCGGTCGAGGCGGCGCGGGCGATCGAATCGCTGCGCGCCGACATCGCCTATTTCTATGCACTGGAGGAGCCGGCCGGCCTGCCGTCCCGCTATGGCTGGTCGGAACAGGTCAATCTCTATGCCGGGGCGGACCATCCGCTGGCGCGCGCGGGCAGCGTGTCGCGCGGCGACCTGACCATCACGCCGCAACTGGCGGTCGATCCACGCAACGGGCTGCGCCCGATCATCGACGCGGCGCTGGCACGCGGCGGCGCCCGACTGGGCCCGGTGATGCTGGAAACCGACAATATGTTCGACATCATCACCGCCCTGCGCGAAGGCGCTGGATGTTTCGCCGCCTTTGGCCCGATGGCGCGCGACCTGGGGCGGATGAGCGGCATTCGCCGGCTGGCGTTGGACGTGCCATTGCCCGCGATCGAGGTGCGCCAGACCGTCAACGAACGATCGCTGTCGCGCCCCGGCGTGCAGGCGCTGGCGGACTTCCTCTTCCTCTGA